The sequence AATGCAAATGTAGATGGACGATCTCCTTGTGGACAAATGAATAAATTTGCCAATGAAAGTGCTAAATTTTATGCGAAAACGCAATTGTTAAGTACTGAAGCAAATCAAGCACTAAAGGAGAATTACATTCATATTCATGATCTAGACTATATGCCAACAGGTACTGCAACATGTTGTCAAATACCATTAGGTAAGTTATTGAAAAAAGGTTTTAACACAGGCCACGGCTATATGCGCTCACCACAAACAATTATGAGTGCGATGGCATTAGCTGCGATTATTTTTCAAAGCAATCAGAATCAACAGCATGGAGGGCAAAGTTTTCAGGCGTTTGATTATGATTTAGCTCCATTTGTAAGACGAACATATAAACGGCGTTTGAACAGGTTGAAATCGTATAAACTTCCACTTACTCAAGCTGAGTTGGAAATGTTAGCATGGGAAGAAACAAACAAAGATTGTTATCAAGCATGTGAAGCATTTATTCATAACTTAAATAGTCTGCACTCCCGAAGTGGTGGTCAAGTTCCATTTACGTCGATTAATTACGGAACGGATACGAGTAAGGAAGGAAGAATGATTATAAAAAACCTTCTATTAGCTACACAGGCAGGATTAGGAAAAGGAGAAACGCCAATTTTTCCAATTCAAATTTTCAAAATGAAAAAAGGTGTTAACTTTTATAAAACAGATCCAAATTATGATTTATATCAATTAGCATTGGAAACAACTGCAAAACGTCTCTTTCCTAATTTCAGTTTTATCGATGCGCCGTTTAATTTGGAGTACTATGAAGAAGGAAAACCAGATTCTGAAGTAGCTTATATGGGCTGCCGTACTCGAATTATGGCTAATCGCCATGGTAAAGAAAACAGTGTAGGTCGCGGAAATTTATCGTTTACTAGTATTAATTTGGTAAAAATAGCACTAACATCACAAACTTTTGAAGCATTTATTAATAAATTAGATAAATATACGGATATCGTCATTCGTCAACTATATGATCGTTTCTTATTTCAATCACGTAAACTTGTGAAGGATTTCACTTTTTTACATGGTGAAGGAGTTTGGACGGGAAGTTCTGAGTTAAACCCAAATGACACATTAGAAAAGGTATTGAAGCAAGGCAGCTTAAGCGTTGGGTTTATCGGTTTAGCGGAATGTCTTGTTGCACTTATTGGTAAGCATCATGGCGAATCAGAGGAAGCACAGAAAATGGGAATAGAAATTGTGGCATTTTTACGACAAAAATGTGATCAGGCATGTAAACAATACGATTTAAACTATTCATTAATCGCTACTCCAGCTGAGGGATTAAGTGGAAGGTTCACCAAGCAAGATCAGAAAGAGTTCGGCATCATAAAAGGTGTCACGGATAGAGGTTATTATACGAACTCTTTCCATATTCCTGTTTATTATCCAATTTGTGCATTGGATAAAATAAAAAAAGAAGCAATGTATCATCCTTTTACGAATGCAGGGCATATTACGTATATTGAAGTTGATGGAGATATTAGTAAAAATTTAAAAGCAATGGATACCATTGTTAAAACAATGGCGGAATGTGGGATAGGTTATGGTAGTATTAATCACCCAGTTGATCGTTGTAAAAGCTGTGGTTATACTGGGGTGATTGATAATGAATGTCCAGGCTGTCACACGACGGAGGAATCAGAATTTGACAGAATACGTCGGATTACCGGCTATCTTGTTGGCACAATGGATAAATGGAATACGGCTAAGGCGATGGAAGAGCATGATCGGGTGAAACATTTATAATGGGAACAGAAACAGCACGTATTATGTCCATCTATCATGATTCCGTTGTTGATGGAGAAGGACTACGCACGGTAATTTTTTTTGCAGGATGCCCCCATTTTTGCAAAGGATGCCACAATCCAAAATCATGGAATATAAGAAATGGAAAAGAAATGCAAATTGAGGAAGTTGTCAAAGAGGCTCTTAACCCATTAACGGATATTACATTAAGTGGTGGTGATCCTTTTTTCCAAGCGAAAGCAGCTTCTAAAATTGCGAAACAGCTTAAAGAGGAACATGGGAAAAACATCTGGGCTTACACAGGGTGGACGATTGAGCAACTGCTAACAATAAAAGACGAGAATCAATTGGAATTGCTAAGATATGTCGATGTATTAGTTGATGGCCCATTTATTTTAGCAGAACGAGATTTAACGTTGTCATTTCGCGGTAGCAGAAATCAGCGAATCATTCATATGGATGAACACCGTCCAATATAGAAAGATGTTAACCCTTCTTTATAACGTATAACCTTTCTAAAAATGCACAAACTAAGCTTGAATTTTTAGAAAGGAGATTGCGTCCATGAATAATTTGACTCAGACAGAACTGGAGAATTTACGAAAAATTATTAGTGAACATGGGATGATTGCCAATAAACTCGAAGCCTATGCACAGTCAGCAACGGATCAAGAGTTAAAATCCATATTACTTCAGGATGCGCAGGCTGCAAGACAAGCACAACAGCAGCTATTACCATTTTTACAATAGGAGGGCTAACATTGTTACAGGATAAAGATATTGTAAATGACTACTTAAACGGATTAAATGCCAGTTTAAAAAGCTATGCTGATTATATTAGTCAAGCGAATAATGCACAGCTTAGACAAACATTAATTAATATGAGAAATAATGATGAAGCTCGTCAGCGAAAGGTATATAGTTTTGCTTCCCAAAAAGGTCACTATAAGCCAGCAATGCCAGCTGATCAGCAAGAAATTCAGCAAGTGAAGTCAGAGCTGACAGCTGGTCAACAGTGAGTAAGCTCTTATAGTTTTCATGCAGAAGCCTCCCTATGCTATGATAAGTAGTGATAGGGAGGTTTTTCATGATTTACATTGGACTGACTGGATGGGGAGATCATTATTCCTTATATCCTGCACAAATTAAACCGAAAGATAAATTAGCTGAATATAGCAGTCATTTTCTTGTTGTAGAAGTGGATGCCTCATTTTATGCTGTCCAGCCTGTTCATAATGCTGAAAAGTGGGTTTCAGAAACCCCGGAAAACTTTCGCTTTGTCGTAAAAGCATATCAAGGGATGACGGGGCATCGTCGGAGAGAAGATGACCCATTTTCAACAAAGGCAGAAATGTTTCGAGCATTTAAAGAGTCGTTAAAGCCATATCAACAAGCAAATAAACTGGCAATGGTTTTATTTCAATTTCCTCCATGGTTTGATTGTACTAAAGAGAATGTAACTTATTTACGGTATTGTAAAAAAATGATGAACGATATACCAGTTGCATTAGAGTTTAGAAATCAGTCTTGGTTTAGTGAACGTTTTCGAGACAGTACGTTAATGTTTATGAAGGAAGAAGGATGGATTCATTCGGTTGTGGATGAACCACAAGCTGGTGAAGGGTCAATCCCAACCATCCTGGTAGCAACAAACGATGACTTAACTTTGATTCGCCTGCATGGCAGGAATGTTCACGGTTGGAATAAACCAACCAGTGCTGACACGAATTGGCGTGATATACGCTATTTATATAAATACAATGAAAAGGAACTTTTAGAATGGAAAACACGACTGGAAAAGCTGAAAATAGAATCGAAGGATATTATTGTTTTGTTTAACAATAATTCCGGTGGTGACGCAGCAGGAAATGCAAAGCAATTACAAGAATTGTTAGGGATCGAATATGATGGTCTTGCTCCAAAGCAATTGGATCTGTTTTAATATAGAAACAGGGAAGGTGTTCTGCTTTTGGGCTGATATTAATCGTCCTTTATACGATGAAACAAAGAAGAAATGACACTATCAATGATTTATTTATAGAAACGAATGACAATATTAATTAACACAATATTATCATTACGGGCGACCGCGCAAAAAACCCGTTTGAACATCATGTTTACTTTCCCGACGTTCGTTCATCTTTTTCTTTCATAAAAGATCATCTCCTTATATTTGGAATTGTTTACTTTATACATGATAAAAACAATTCTTGAAAAATAACCTCGAATCCAAGGTCTTCGTAGCTAGTCGATATTTCAAAAAACAGCTATTACCATTTTTTAAGGTAATAGCTGTTTTTTCGATATTACGGGGGTAAGGCTTACATTACCAGCTAAAGACGAAAGGTAAAGTATGTATCCAATAAAGTGAATCTTTAATCAGTAGAAGTTTTCTCTTTGGTCCTCACTGATTGTTAGTACCGAAAAGGGTATGACCTAAAAACCTCTGAACAGAATCGGACATTTGACTTGCAGTAAGATCCTCTATTTATTCTCTAGGTTCACCTCGTTGCAAGGGAGTAGAGGTTTTACTGTCAGTTACAAGCGGGATAAAATCGGATTCACGTAACACTTATCCGGAATGATTAATGCTTTGTTTGATCATCAATTATTTAACCTCTCCACGTGTGACGTTACTAATAATCCAGCGCTGGGCTATCAGATAAACAATTACCATTGGTAAGAGCGCGAGCAGATAAGAAGCAAATGCTAAGTTATAATTGGTGCTAAATTCAGTTTGAAAAATATATTGAACCAATGGCAAGGTTGCATTTTCCGAGTCTGTTAAAATTACTAGTGGTAGCATAAAGTCGTTCCAAGCATATAATGTAGTCAGGATTGCCACTGTCGCATTCATTGGTGTAAGAAGCGGGAAGATAACTTTCCAAAAAATCCTCCATGAATTTGCCCCGTCCATTACAGCTGCTTCTTCCAGTGCAACTGGAATAGATTTAATGTAGCCCACATATATGAATACATTAAAGGACAATTGAAACACAATGTATAAAAAGATGAGTCCAACCAAGTTATCCATTCCTAATAGTGCTGTTTGTCTGACAAGTGGGAGCATAATTATCGGAAACGGTACAAACATAGCACTAACAAAATAATAGAATAATCCTCTAAAAAATCGCTTATGCATATTTCTAGCAATAGCGTAGGATACAAGAGAATTGGTTAACACCGTTAATACAACTACAAAAAAGGTAACGATAAAACTATTTGATAGTGCTTGGAAGAAATTAGTCAATTCAATTGCATCTAGGAAGTTTTGGAACCGCCATTCTTTTGGTAATGATAGTAATGAACCAGCCATTTCCTTAGGTGTTTTTAGCGCGACCGTGATCGTTAAAAATAACGGAAAAAAAATCAGTAGCGTCTCAACCATTAATAATATCGTAACGAACCAGTTTTTCTTTGTTTTCATTGCTGCACCTCCCGTTTTTGTAAGAAACGTAATTGAATAATCGATAGGGCAACAATAACAATAAAGTAGATGACAGCATTAGCCGATTGATAGCCAAATTGCCCACCTTCAAAGCCACCTCGATAAATTAATACTGAAATACATTCTGTTGCATAGCCTGGGCCACCACCGGTTAAAGCGATAATATGATCAAATACCATTAAAAATGTTTTTAAAGCGAGTACCATATTAATTGTGAAAAATGGCGTAATTAAGGGAAATGTAATCGACCAGAATCTTTTCCATGGGGATGCTCCATCTATGGCAGCAGCTTCATAAACGTCTCCTGGTACTGTCTGCAATCCAGCTAAGTAAAGGATGGTATTAAATGCAGTAGCTTGCCATACCGCCATATTGACGACACCAATCCAAGTATGATCGGGGCTGCCTAATATATTGGTTGCTAGTGCTTGGATACCAAGGCTTTCCGAAATTTGCGGTAAAAATATGGTAAAGATAAACTGGAAAATAAAACCCACGATTAAAATACTTAAAATATTCGGCAAAAAATAGATAGCTCGTAACGTTTTTTGAAACTTAATATTGGAATTTAAGCCAAGTGCGATTAATAAACTAAACATATTTACTAAAATTGTGGAGACGATAGCAAATTTAAACGTAAATCCATATGCGTTTAGAGCACGAAGATCCTTAAATACATTTATATAATTTGAAAAACCGGTAAAATCCCATTCACCATAACCTCGCTAGTTCGTAAAGCTATAGAATATACCCTGAATGAGAGGGAAGGTGTGGAAAATAAAAAACAAAAAAACTGCCGGGATGGTCATAAACAAAAAAGCTCGTTGTCGACTTTTCAATTGACTCACTTCCTTGATATCTTAATTGAATTTGGTCCCACTCTCGATCCAAGTCTTTTAACAATTTGGAAGTGTTACCTTGATAGAGAAGTTCCTGCACCATATTTTGTACACCCATTCCAGCAGGATAAAAGTGATCTGGAAAGCTGCTTATTTTTCCTTCCTTGAAATTTTTCTGAATTCCTCGCATTACAGGATCATTAGATATAACATCTTTGCGTACAGAGAAGGCAGATTGCTCCTTCATATATTGTTTTTGTCGTTCTTCTTCCATCATAAATGAAATAAACTTTTTAGCTCCTTCTTGATGTTTCGATTCTTTTAAGGTAGCAAACAGAACATCAATCCCAGATACCAAATTATTTTTATTTAGATCATTTGTTACGGGTAGGGGCAAATACACCGAGATCGAGATCTGGATTTAGTTTAAGCAGTTCAGGTACTGCCCAATTTCCCTGTGAATAAAACACCCCTTCTCCTTGGGAAAAAGCCTGATTTCCATCATGGTAGCCAATACCAAACATTCGATCATGGCCGTATTCTTTTAGTTGTAAATACTTTTCGGCCACTTCTTGGTGTGTCTCTTGAAATGACAGTTCTTGATTTGTTTTTCGTTCAGCGAATTGTTTTGGTTGTAAATTCCCTGCTAGTGAGTTCCAAGCCGGGCATGGTTGTCCATGCATCTTTAAATGTGAAGTATATAGGTATTTCTCCAGCTTCCTTCGCTTTCTCCAATAGATGAATGAATTCATCCCAAGTATTTGGAATTTCCCCACCAAGTTCCTCGAGTTTTGCTTTATTGTAAATCATGGTGTTTGCATTAGCAGCAAATGGAACACCATGTATCCCATGAGACTCGGATCCTTCTAAATCAGAAAGTGTTTGTAAATATGCAGATTGCACAGTCTCTAACATAGGCTCCCCTTTATAATCTACTAACATATCAACACTTACTAATTCCCGGTACAAAGCGTTTCCGGCAATTGCTAGGATGTCTGGCATATCATTCTTTACAAGCCGTGTGCGTAACAAAGTTTCTGCGTCTGGTGGGGCATATAAATGAATACGGATAGTAGGATTATCTTTTTCAAATTGATCAATCATCGATTCATAGGTAGCTATATTTTCAGCTTTATTGGAAAATAGCTCTAGTTCTACAATGTTTTCAGAAGTAGAAGAATCACTACAGCCGACAAGTAAAGCAGCTGTAGTGAACGACATAACTAGAGAAGAAACAAGTTTCATTAGAATCTCCTTCTTTCTGTTTTAAGCAAGTCTATAGATAAATGCTTCATATGGATTTAATGTAAAATGATGAAGTATATGCAGATCATCGGTTGGTTCATTTGTAATGAACAATTCAATGTCACCTGTTAAGTTAGGGAGTTCACATGTTTGAGCCTGATCTGTAAAATTGCATACAACAACTAGTTTTTCTTGCTGATAAGTTCTTGTATAAGCAAAAATAGCTTCATCATCCTCAAGCAGCAATTGATAGTTTCCATGAGTGAAAATCTTTTCCTGCTTACGAAGAGAGATTAATTTTTGATAGTAATAAAAAATAGAGTTTGCATCATCAAGCGCTTTTTCTACATTAATATCCTGATAATTAGGGTTTACAGAAAGCCATGGTTCCCCTGTAGTAAATCCGGCATGTTTTTCATTATTCCATTGCATTGGCGTTCTAGCGTTATCGCGGCCGCGCGCATAAATCGCTTCCATTAAATCTTCTTTATTATGTCCCTGCGAAAGGCGTTCATTGTACCAGTTGATCAGTTCGATATCCCGATAATCATCAATAGAAGGGAATTGAATATTCGTCATGCCAATTTCTTCACCTTGATAGATATAAGGAGTTCCTTTCATTCCATGCAGTAATGTTGCTAGCATTTTTGCTGATTTTTCACGATACTCTTTATCATTACCAAAGCGGGAAACAACTCTTGGCTGATCATGATTATTCCAATATAAACTATTCCACCCCGTATTTTCCAAGCCATACTGCCATTTGCTTAAAATTTGCTTTAGCTCAGTAAGCTTCCATGGAAGATTGGACCATTTTCCGTCTGGGCCGTCTCCAATCCCCATATGTTCAAATTGAAAAACCATATTTAATTCGTTACGATCCTCGCCAGTATATAGCTTCGCTTGTTCAACAGATACCCCTGGTGTTTCACCAACCGTCATGATGTCATAATGAGCTAAAACTTCTTTATTCATCTCTTGAAGAAACTCATGAATGCGTGGACCATTCGCATGAAATTCAAATGCCGAAACAAACTCTTTTCCAGGGTCGGGCTCACGTTCTGGCATGCTTAGATCTTTGGATATTAAGTTAATTACGTCCATACGAAAACCGTCAATTCCCTTATCGAGCCACCATCGCATCATTTGATATACATCTGCACGTACTGCGGGGTTTTCCCAATTTAAATCAGGCTGTTTTTGGCTAAACATGTGAAGATAATATTCATCTGTTGCCTCATCATATTTCCAAGCGGATCCACTAAATGCCGCCTCCCAGTTAGTTGGGGGCTGCCCATTGGCTTTTCCTTTTCTCCAAATATAATAATCACGTTTTGGACTGT is a genomic window of Virgibacillus proomii containing:
- a CDS encoding ABC transporter substrate-binding protein → MKLVSSLVMSFTTAALLVGCSDSSTSENIVELELFSNKAENIATYESMIDQFEKDNPTIRIHLYAPPDAETLLRTRLVKNDMPDILAIAGNALYRELVSVDMLVDYKGEPMLETVQSAYLQTLSDLEGSESHGIHGVPFAANANTMIYNKAKLEELGGEIPNTWDEFIHLLEKAKEAGEIPIYFTFKDAWTTMPGLELTSREFTTKTIR
- a CDS encoding spore coat protein, whose protein sequence is MLQDKDIVNDYLNGLNASLKSYADYISQANNAQLRQTLINMRNNDEARQRKVYSFASQKGHYKPAMPADQQEIQQVKSELTAGQQ
- the nrdG gene encoding anaerobic ribonucleoside-triphosphate reductase activating protein; protein product: MSIYHDSVVDGEGLRTVIFFAGCPHFCKGCHNPKSWNIRNGKEMQIEEVVKEALNPLTDITLSGGDPFFQAKAASKIAKQLKEEHGKNIWAYTGWTIEQLLTIKDENQLELLRYVDVLVDGPFILAERDLTLSFRGSRNQRIIHMDEHRPI
- a CDS encoding glycoside hydrolase family 13 protein, whose product is MTQANWWKESVVYQIYPRSFHDSNGDGIGDLQGIIQKLDYLKKLGIDVIWLSPVYDSPNDDNGYDIRDYHEIMDEFGTMEDFDELLEESHKRNIKIVMDLVVNHTSDEHEWFIESRSSKDSPKRDYYIWRKGKANGQPPTNWEAAFSGSAWKYDEATDEYYLHMFSQKQPDLNWENPAVRADVYQMMRWWLDKGIDGFRMDVINLISKDLSMPEREPDPGKEFVSAFEFHANGPRIHEFLQEMNKEVLAHYDIMTVGETPGVSVEQAKLYTGEDRNELNMVFQFEHMGIGDGPDGKWSNLPWKLTELKQILSKWQYGLENTGWNSLYWNNHDQPRVVSRFGNDKEYREKSAKMLATLLHGMKGTPYIYQGEEIGMTNIQFPSIDDYRDIELINWYNERLSQGHNKEDLMEAIYARGRDNARTPMQWNNEKHAGFTTGEPWLSVNPNYQDINVEKALDDANSIFYYYQKLISLRKQEKIFTHGNYQLLLEDDEAIFAYTRTYQQEKLVVVCNFTDQAQTCELPNLTGDIELFITNEPTDDLHILHHFTLNPYEAFIYRLA
- a CDS encoding anaerobic ribonucleoside triphosphate reductase; amino-acid sequence: MNLKAEPINKNDELMLAFHEIVSSSNQDLIQENANVDGRSPCGQMNKFANESAKFYAKTQLLSTEANQALKENYIHIHDLDYMPTGTATCCQIPLGKLLKKGFNTGHGYMRSPQTIMSAMALAAIIFQSNQNQQHGGQSFQAFDYDLAPFVRRTYKRRLNRLKSYKLPLTQAELEMLAWEETNKDCYQACEAFIHNLNSLHSRSGGQVPFTSINYGTDTSKEGRMIIKNLLLATQAGLGKGETPIFPIQIFKMKKGVNFYKTDPNYDLYQLALETTAKRLFPNFSFIDAPFNLEYYEEGKPDSEVAYMGCRTRIMANRHGKENSVGRGNLSFTSINLVKIALTSQTFEAFINKLDKYTDIVIRQLYDRFLFQSRKLVKDFTFLHGEGVWTGSSELNPNDTLEKVLKQGSLSVGFIGLAECLVALIGKHHGESEEAQKMGIEIVAFLRQKCDQACKQYDLNYSLIATPAEGLSGRFTKQDQKEFGIIKGVTDRGYYTNSFHIPVYYPICALDKIKKEAMYHPFTNAGHITYIEVDGDISKNLKAMDTIVKTMAECGIGYGSINHPVDRCKSCGYTGVIDNECPGCHTTEESEFDRIRRITGYLVGTMDKWNTAKAMEEHDRVKHL
- a CDS encoding carbohydrate ABC transporter permease, whose protein sequence is MKTKKNWFVTILLMVETLLIFFPLFLTITVALKTPKEMAGSLLSLPKEWRFQNFLDAIELTNFFQALSNSFIVTFFVVVLTVLTNSLVSYAIARNMHKRFFRGLFYYFVSAMFVPFPIIMLPLVRQTALLGMDNLVGLIFLYIVFQLSFNVFIYVGYIKSIPVALEEAAVMDGANSWRIFWKVIFPLLTPMNATVAILTTLYAWNDFMLPLVILTDSENATLPLVQYIFQTEFSTNYNLAFASYLLALLPMVIVYLIAQRWIISNVTRGEVK
- a CDS encoding DUF72 domain-containing protein gives rise to the protein MIYIGLTGWGDHYSLYPAQIKPKDKLAEYSSHFLVVEVDASFYAVQPVHNAEKWVSETPENFRFVVKAYQGMTGHRRREDDPFSTKAEMFRAFKESLKPYQQANKLAMVLFQFPPWFDCTKENVTYLRYCKKMMNDIPVALEFRNQSWFSERFRDSTLMFMKEEGWIHSVVDEPQAGEGSIPTILVATNDDLTLIRLHGRNVHGWNKPTSADTNWRDIRYLYKYNEKELLEWKTRLEKLKIESKDIIVLFNNNSGGDAAGNAKQLQELLGIEYDGLAPKQLDLF